The Streptomyces hundungensis genome contains the following window.
TCCGCGAGGGCCGCGAGCCGAACGCGTCCATCGCCCAGGTCCTTCCCTGCTACCGGACGCTGGCGGCGCTGGAACGGCAGCTCACCGCCGCCGCGGGCTCGTGACCGCGCCGACGCGGGCCGGCGCGGGATGGTCCCCGCGCCGGATCGGGCCCTTCGAGGTCCCGGCCGTCGGCCTGGGTTGCATGAACCTGAGCCACGCCTACGGCGTCGCGCCCTCTGCGGAGGACGCCGAGCGGCTGCTCCTGACGGCGCTGGAGGAGGGCGTGACGCTCTTCGACACCGCCGCCCTCTACGGCTTCGGCGCCAACGAGGAGCTGGTCGGACGGGTGCTCGCCCGGCACCGGGACCGGATCGTGCTGGCCAGCAAGTGCGGCATGACCGGCGTCGACGGCCGCCGCGTCATCGACGGCCGCCCGGAGACCCTGCGGCGTACCGTCGACGAGGCGCTGGCCCGGCTGCGTACCGACGTGATCGACCTCTACTACCTGCACCGGCTCGACCGGGCGGTGCCGGTGGAGGAGAGCGTCGGGGCGATGGCCGGGCTCGTCGAGGCGGGCAAGGTGCGGGCCCTGGGCCTGTCCGAGGTGTCCGCCGCGACCCTGCGGCGGGCCCGCGCCGTGCACCCGATCGCCGCGCTGCAGAACGAGTACAGCCTGTGGACGCGCAATCCCGAGCAGGGGACCCTGGAGGCGGCCCGTGAACTCGGCGTCGCCCTGGTGGCGTTCAGCCCGCTGGCCCGGGGGTTCCTCACCGCCGCACCCCCGGACTTCGGCGCTCTTCCCGCGGGTGACATCCGCCGGGGCATGCCCCGCTTCGACGAGCGCCACTATCCGGGCAACCTGGCGCTGCGGAGCGAGCTGGAGAAGATCGCCGGCGGTGCCGGCGTCACCCTGCCGCAGCTGGCCCTGGCCTGGGTCCTCTCCCGTGGTTCCCACGTCGTGGCCATTCCGGGGACCCGGTCGGTTCCTCACCTGCGGGAGAACCTGTCCGTCCTCGACCTCGACGTACCCGGCGAGGCCCTCGAAGCGGCCGGACGGGTGCTGAACGGCACGACCGTCCACGGGGCCCGCTACAACGAGGCCACGCTCGCCGAGATCGACACCGAGCGCTGCGGGCGAGCAGGCTGAAGGCGGGTCGGGGCAGCGGTACCAACCCCCGTGTTGGTACCGCTGCCCCGACCCGCCTTCGTACGGGAAGTGGCCGCCCACACCGCCGCAGCCCGGGCGGCGAGAGCTTCCGGTCAGCTGCCGAAGCCGAGGCCGAGGCGGTCGAGGGTGCGTAGCCAGAGGTCGCGGCGGCCCTGGTTGCGGTCGGCGCGGGCGAGGGAGCGTTGGGTGATGCCGATACCGATCGAGCGGAAGGGCTCGGGCGGGAAGGGCAGGGGCTTGCGGCGTACGAGTTCGAGGGCTGTGCGCTGGGTGGACGCGCCGGCCAGGAGGTCCAGCATCACCTCGGCGCCGAAGCGGGTGGCGCCTACGCCGAGGCCGGTGAAGCCGGCGGCGTAGGCAACCTTGCCGCGGTGGCTGGTATCGAAGAAGACACAGAAGCGGGTGCTGGTGTCGATGGCCCCGCCCCAGGCGTGACTGAAGCGGACGCCTTCCAGCTGGGGGAACGTCGTGAAGAAGTGGCGGGCCAGGGTCGCGTAGGTCTCGGGGCGCCGGTCGTGCTCGGCGCTCACCCCGCCCCGGAAGTGGTGGACGACGTCGTAACCGCCCCACAGAATGCGGTGGTCGGTGGTGATCCGGGCGTAGTGGAAGTAGTTGGCGGGGTCGGCCCAGCCCTGCCGGTTGTGCCAGCGGACCGAGGCAAGCTGCTCCTCGGTCAGCGGCTCGGTCACCAGCGCGTAGTCGTAGACCGGGACGGTGTACGGGCGGTGCCGGCGAAGCAGCGAGGGGTACGCGTTGGTGGCGAGTGCGACGCGTGCGGCGGTGATCCGGCCATAGGGAGTGCCGACGGAGACGACGGCGCCGTGCTCGTCGAGGGAGAGCGCCGGGGTGTGTTCGTGTATGCAGACGCCGAGGTCGAGGCAGGCGCGCTTGAGACCCCAGGCGAGGCGGGCCGGGTTGACCATCGCGGTGTCGCTCTTGTTCCAGACGGCGCCGAGGAAGGTCGTGGAGTCTATCTCGGCGCGGACCTCGTCGGCGTCGAGGAGGACGGTGTCGGCCCCGTGGCGGGCGGCCGTCTCTGCCTCCTCGGCGAGCCAAGCGACCTGGTGGGGCTCGGTGGCGACGACGAGAGAGCCGGTGCGCTCCCAGTCGCGTCGAGGACGGTTACCAGGGCGCGGGCGAGGTCATCGTTGCCCCGCCCGCGCCATGGCGGCCCGCCGCCGGTCAGGCGTAGTGGCGGTAGACGGCCTGGGCGACGCAGGCCGGCTTGTCGCTGCCGTCGACCTCGACGGTGAACGTCAGCGGCATCTGGACGCCGTTGCCCTTGACCTCCTCCACCGTGCCGACGACACCGTGGAGGCGGATCTTCGCGCCGACGGGGACGGGGCTGGGGAAACGGACCTTGTCCAGGCCGTAGTTGACGCTCATCTTGGTGCCGGTGATGCCGAGCAGCTCCCCGAAGAGCGGAATGATGAGGGAGAGGGTGAGGTAGCCGTGGGCGATGGGGCCGCCGAAAGGGCCGTCCTTGGCCTTCTCCGGGTCGGTGTGGATCCACTGGTGGTCGTCGGTGGCGTCGGCGAAGGTGTTCACCCGCTGCTGGGTGATGTCGAGCCATTCGGTGCGGCCCAGGTCGGCTCCGCTGAGGGCCTTGAGACCGTCGAGGCCGTTGGCGGTGGTGGGCATGGAAGTTCCTTTCGATGACGTGGGCAACGGTGAGCGCGGCCATGAATGGACGCTGCCCGGACGTCTCTTACGGGTGGGGACGATCGGTGGGACCGGTCGCATAGGTGTCGCGTACGGCGGGCTTGATGATCTTCCCGGAGGCCGTGCGGGGCAGCGCCTCGGTCACGACGAGGGACTTGGGGATCTTGTACTTGGCAAGCCGGCCGCGCAGGTGGCCGAGGATGTCGTCCTCGTCGGCGTGGGCACCGGGTTCGAGGACGACGACGGCGCGGCCGACCTCGCCCCAGACCGGGTCGGGCACGCCGATGACCGCGCATTCGGCGACGGCGGGATGGGAGAGGAGCACGTCCTCCACCTCGGCCGGGTAGACGTTCTCCCCGCCCGAGACGAACATGTCCTTGACGCGGTCGACGATGTAGGCGTACCCGTCGTCGTCGACGCAGGCGACGTCGCCGGTGCGCAACCAGTGGTCGTCGGTGAAGGCGGCCTCCGTGTCCTCGGGCCGTCCCCAGTAGCCGGTCATGACGTTGGGGCCGTGGACGAGGATCTCGCCGCGCTCGCCGGGTTCGGCGGCGCGGCCGCCGGGCAGGACCACGCGGGTGTCGGTGAAGAAGTGCGGCACGCCGGCGGAGCCCGCCTTGGCCGAGGTCTGCTCCCGGTCCAGGTAGAGGACCCCGGGGGACGCCTCGGTCATGCCGTAACCCTGACTGAAGGCGAGGCCGCGGTCGAGGTACGCGGCGATGGTACGGGCGGGCACGGGTGCGCCGCCGCAGTTGAGGGTGCGCAGGCTGGACAGGTCCGTGGTCTCCCAGCGGGGCCGCGCGGCCATGGCGTCGTACATGGTGGGGACGCCGAACATGTACGTCACCCGCAGGTCCTCGATGAGCTCCAGGACGCGCTCGGCGTCGAAGGCTCCGAGGAGGACCACCCGGCCGCCCTTGAGCAGGGTCGGCAGGCAGGTCATGTTGAGCCCGGCGGTGTGGAACAGCGGCGCCACGACGAGGGTCACCTCGTCGCCGGCCAGGTCGGTGTCGACGAGGACGTTGACGCTGTTCCAGGTGATGTTGGCGTGGGAGAGGACGGCGCCCTTGGGGCGGCCCGTAGTGCCGGAGGTGTACATGATCATGCACGGGTCCTCGGGCGCCACGGCCTCGTCCAGCGGTCCCGTCCCGGCGCCGATGAGCAGCTCTTCGTAACCGAGGGCGCTCTCCTCGTCGGGGCAGGCGACCGCGATCCGGTGCCGTATGCCCGTCTCGACCGCCGCGGCGCGGGCCGCCTCGGCCTGCTCGTGCGCGTGGACGAGGACGGTGCTGCCCGAGTCGGCGAGGTTGTACGCCAGCTCCTGTGCCGTGAGGCGGGTGTTGAGCGGGACGAAGACCGCCCCCAGGGTCCCGGCGGCGAACAGGGTCTCCAGGAACGCCGGATGGTTGGGGCCGAGGTACGCGATCCGGTCTCCCCGTGCCACGCCCAGCGCGCGCAGGGCGTGGGCGAGGCGCAGGACGCGTTCGTGCAGCTCGCGGTAGGTCAGGGTGCGGTCCTCGTGGACGACGGCCACCCGGTCGGGGGTCTTGCGGGCCCGGCGCGCCGGCCAGGAACCGATGCCTTGGTTCAACACGGCGTCTCCTTCAGCCCGTGGTCAGACCGAGCAGTCGGGCGGCGTTCTCCTTGAGGATCTTCGGCCGGACCTCGGGCTTGATGTCGAGCTTCTCGAAGTCGGCGAGCCACCGGTCGGGGGTGATGACGGGATAGTCGGAGCCGAAGAGCACCTTGTCCTGGAGCAGCGTGTTCGCGTAGCGCACGAGCTGCGGCGGGAAGTACTTCGGGGACCATCCGGACAGATCGATGTACACGTGCGGCTTGTGGGTGGCGACCGCCAGGGCCTCGTCCTGCCAGGGGAAGGACGGGTGGGCGAGGATGATCCGCAGTTCCGGGAAGTCGACGGCCACGTCGTCGACCGGCATCGGGTTCGAGTACTTCAGGCGGATACCGCCGCCGCCCGGGACGCCGGCGCCGATGCCGGTCTGGCCGGTGTGGAACAGGGCGGGGACGCCGAGTTCCTCGATGGCCTCGTACAGCGGGTAGGCGAGCGGGTCATTCGGGGAGAACGCCTGGATGCTGGGGTGGAACTTGAACCCCCGGACTCCGTGTTCTTCGACCAGCCGGCGGGCCTCCCGTACGCCCGCGCGGCCCTTGTGCGGGTCGATGCTGGCGAAGGGAATCAGGGTGTCGGCGTGGGCGGCGCAGCTCTCGGCGATCTCCTCGTTGGAGATCCGCGGGTGACCGGTGGCGTGCTCCGCGTCGACGGTGAACACCACCGCGGCCATGCGGCGCTCCCGGTAGTGGTCGGCCATCTCCTCGATGGTCGGCTGCCGGTGGCCGTGGGCCTTGAAGTACGCCTCGGAGGCACCGAACAGCTCCGGACTCAGCGCCCCGTGGCCGTCCTTGGAGATCTCCGCGTGCGTGTGCACGTCGATGGCGGTGAGCCGGTCGAGGTCGAGCGCGAGGTCGCCCATGCTCACGCCTCCGGTGCCTGGGGCGCGGGGATGCCGTAGGTCTCGGGCTCGGCGCCGACGCCGTCCGCCCACCCGGCGGCGATGGCGTCGGCGCTCCAGCCACCGTCCGCGAAGGCGATCGCCTTCTCCTTGGGGTGTGCCCAGAGGGCCAGCCGGTCGCCGCCGATGCCGATCGCCTGCCCGGTCACTCCGTCGGAGTCGTCCGAGGCCAGGAAGGTGATGAGCGCGGCGACATCCTCGACGGAGCCGAGGCCCTCGTCCTTGCGCAGCCAGTCCGGCAGCGGCTTACCGGTGCGCTCGGACTCCTCGATGACCGGGGCGAACGCCGGGATGGTCTTGGTCATATCGGTGGCGGCGACGGGGACGACGGCGTTGACGGTGATACCGGCGCGGCCCAGTTCCATGGCCCAGGTGCGGGCCATGGCGACGATGCCGGCCTTGGCGGCGGCGTAGTTGGTCTGGCCGAAGTTGCCACGCTGCCCGGCCGGGGAGGAGATGAGGATCAACCGGCCACTGGTGCCCTGTTCGCGCATGCGGACGGCGGCCGCGCGGGCGCAGGTGAAGGTGCCGCGGAGGTGGACGCGGACGACGTCGTCGAAGTCGTCGTCGGTCATCTTCCACAGCACGCGGTCACGCAGGATGCCGGCGTTGGTGACGAGGACGTCCAGACGCCCGAACTCCTCGACCGCCGTGTCCACCAGCCGCTGCGCCGACTCGCTGTCACCCACCGCCGCGACGACACCCGTCGCGGTGCCGCCCTCGGACGTGATCGAGGCGACGGCGGCGTCGACGACGGCCTGGTCGACATCGTTGACGACGACGGCGGCGCCGGCCGCGGCGAGGGCCTGCGCGTAGGCCAGTCCGAGACCGCGTCCGCTGCCGGTGACGACGGCGACCTTGCCCTGAAGATCCATGAGGTACCTCTCGTGAGGGGCGGGAGGGGAATGCCGAAAGCGCCGACACGAGCCGGGATCGACAGGAATCCTGATGAAGGCCAGTCTGGGCATCAACAGGTTTCCTGTCAATGTCTTAGGGTGAGAGGCGCCACCACCCCGGCGGCAGCGACATGGCCCGCCCCACGCGGACGATCACCACGGGAGAACGAACGTGAGCACCTCACTGCTCTATCTGCTCAAGAGGACGGAGCTGGCGGTGCGCGCCCGCCTGGAGGAGCTGCTCAAGCCCGCCGGGATCACCGCGTTGCAGTACACCGCTCTGACGGTGCTGGAGCGGCACGACGGCATCTCCGCCGCGCAGCTCGCCCGCGACTCCTTCGTCACCGCCCAGTCGATGGCCGACATGGTCCGCGCGCTGGAGAGCCGGAGTCTGATCCGCCGCGAACCCAACCCCGCCAACCGCCGCGAACGCCTCATCCTGCTCGCCGACCCGGGGCGGCGACTGCTCGCCGAGTACGCCGGGCAGGCCCGAGCACTGGAGGAGCGCATGGTCGCCGACCTGAGCGCCGAGGAGGTCGGCGTGCTGAGGGAAGCCCTGGTCACGGCGTGGCGGGCGCTGTCCTAGCCGGGGTACGGCGGCTGCGCCGTGGCCCGCGCGGAGGGCGCGCGGGCCACGGCCGGACCGCTACTTCAGCGCGTACATGCGGATGATCACGGCATCGTCGCCGTCCGGGCGAGCGAGGCCGACGAAGACCGTCTCCGCGAGCCAGCGGTGGGCGGGGGCGTCCGTACGGAAGACCGGCGAGGTGCGGTAGTAGTGACCGGCCTCGGAGACCTGCACCTCCCCGTCGAACTGGTCCGGGGTGTCGGCCTTGGGCCGGTAGTAGCCGCGGTTGACGATGTCGATCACGGCTCCGTCCTCCGCCCGGAGCAGGTAGCGGGCCTCCAGCTCGCACACCTCTCCGCGCGTGCTGCTCCAGTCGCCTCCGCCGGGAAGGACCTTCCCGCGCAAGCGGGGACCGTCCACGGCGCCGCCGGTGATGGGGGTGAACTCGGTGACCTCTCCGTCGCCGTTGCCGATGTGCAGCGTTTCGGACACCTCGGCCCGGATCTCGAACGCGAAGTCGAGGGCGGGAGTGAAGGACATGGTGGTTCTCCGCTTCTGTGAGAGGACGGCGCACCCGAAGCCCCGATGCGATCCGGCCACGTCTTGCTCTTGACGTGTTAGCTCACCAGATGCAAGCGTGACATGCAACAACGTTATATGACGTTCATTTATGACGGCTCGTCGGCGTGTCTCATCTCTCCCCCCATGTCGAGCGTCCCCTTCTCTCCTCACTCCTCTCGGCAAGGAGCATCAGCTATGGCTGCGAAGAAATCGGTGCTGACGGTGCTCACGGGCTTGGGACTGCTGGCCGCCACGGCCTGCACCGGCTCGTCGGCCGGAAACGGCGCAACCCCCAAGCCCGGACGTCTGACCACCACCACGGCACCAGGCACCGCCGAAGTGGATCGGGTCACCTGGGCGCTGCCCTACGGTGAACCGACGACGCTCGACCCCGCGAAGATCGGCGACTACTCGCCCCAGACGGTCGAAGCCAACCTCTGCGACACCCTGACCCGGATGAACGCGGACTTCTCTCTGAGCCCCGGCCTCGCGAGCAAGGTCACCTGGACCGACGACCACACTCTGGTTCTCGACCTTCGCCCCGGTGTCACCTTCTGGGACGGCTCGCCCATGACCCCCGCCGACGTGATCCACAGCCTGGAACGACAGCGGGACCCGAGGACGCAGGCCCTGTACGGGAACTACCTGGCCGCCGTGACCTCGATCAAGGCCACCGGACCCCACCAGGTGACGCTGCGAACCAAGGGATACGACCAGACGCTCCCCAAGGCGCTGGCCACGTCGTTCGGCGCGGTGAACCAGAAGGCGTACACCGAGAAGGCCGGCCCCGCCTACGGGACCGCCAAGGGCGGCTTGATGTGTACGGGGCCGTTCAAGCTGGGCTCCTGGAAGTCCGGCAACGGCATCACCTTGGAACGTCACGACGCCTACTGGGACACCAGGCTCAAGCCGAAGGCGAAGCAGGTCGAGTTCCAGTTCATCACCAACAACAACACCCTCACCAGCGCGCTGCTGTCCGGCGAGGTGGACGGCACCTACGAGCTGCCGCCCAGCAGCGCCACCGCGCTCGGCAAGGCCGACAACGGCTCCGTGCACCTCGGCCCCTCGACCCAGAACGTCCTGCTGATCCCCGCCAACGGGGAGTCGCCCGCGGCCGACCGCAAGCTGCTGGACGCCCTGTCTCTGGTCATCGACCGTGACGCGCTGATCAGGAACGTCTTCGGCGGTGACGCCACCACCCTCAAGTCGCTCGTCCCGCCGCTGACCTGGCGCGGGGACAAGGCCGCAGCTCAGTTCGACGCCGCCTACAAGGCCCTGCCCGACGTCCCGAAGCCGGACGCGGAGAAGGCGAAGAAGCTGGTCGCGCAGGCCCGCCCCCTCTCGCGTCCGCTGGTGGCCGCCATCCCCGCCGGTGACCAGCGCGGCCTGCAGACCTTGACGTTCATCCAGGCCGCGGCCAAGAAGATCGGCGTCGGCATCGAGATCAAGCAGCTCCAGCCCACCCAGATGTCCTCGCTCTTCTACGACCCCTCGGTCCGCAAGGGCCTCGACCTCATCCTCACCTTCGGCTACGTCACGATGCCCGACCCGTCGTCCTACGTGGGCGAGAGCGTCACTCCCCGTGGTCTCTTCAACTGGACGGGCTACGACAACCCCGAGGTGACCCAGCTGCTCGACCGGGCCCGCACCTCCTCCGACCCCGTGGTTTCGGCCAAGGCGTACGCCGAGGCCCAGGCCCTGTTCACCCCCACCACCCCCGTGGTGTTCCTGGCCACCACGCACGAGCGGATGTTCATGAACAAGCGCATCAGCGGCGCGCCGACCTCCTTCGCCTACATGAGCATGCCGTGGGCCGCCTACCTCGGCGGCACCGCCACGTGACCGCCACCCCTTCGAATCAGGAGACGACGATGACCGACACCACCGGCGGCACGCCGTTGTGGGACCACTCGGCCGCCGAACTGGCCGCCGGCATCCGCGCGAGGACCTTCTCCGCGATCGAGGTCGCCCAGGCGTTCCTCGCCCGCATCGACGAGACCAACCCGGCGCTCAACGCCCTCGTGGACATCCGGCCCGAGGAAGCGCTCGCCCAGGCCGCCGCCGCAGACGCCGCGGTCGCCGCCGGCGGGGACCTGCCCCCGCTGCTCGGCGTCCCGGTGTCCACCAAGATCAACACCTCGCAGCGCGGATACGCCAGCTCCCACGGGGTCCCGGCCTGGGCCGGCGCCGTCGCCCAGGACGACGCCGTCTGTATCGCCGGTCTGCGCGACGCCGGCGCGACGCTGATGGGCCGCAGCAACAGCCCGGCCTTCGCCGTGCGCTGGTTCACCGGCAACGACCTGCACGGCAAGACCCTCAACCCGTGGAACCCCGACCGCACCCCCGGCGGGTCCTCCGGAGGCGCCGCAGCGTCGGTCGCCGCCGGCATGACCCCCATCGCGCAGGGCAACGACATCGGCGGTTCCGTCCGCTTCCCCGCGTACTGCTGCGGCGCCGTCGGCCTGCGTCCCACCATGGGACTCGTCTCCGGGGTGGAGCCGCGCGGCGCGGAGGAGTTCGACAGCCCGCTGTCCTTCCAAACCATGGCGGTCCACGGGGCGCTGGGCTGGACCGTCGACGACGTCCGGCTCGGCCTGCACGCCATGGTGAGCCCGGATCTGACCGACCCCGTGGGCCTCCCCGTACGCCCGCCGCTGGGCGATCCCCGCCGGGTCAAGGTGGCGGTCGTCCGCGACGCCACAGGCGCCAAGCCGCATCCCAGCGTCGACGCCGCCATCGACGACGCGGCCCGCTGGCTCAGCGACGCCGGCCACGAGGTGGAGGAGGTGGAACTTCCCCTCCTCGGCGAGGCCGCCCGGCTGTGGTCGCTCCTGCTCTACCAGGAGCTGAGGACGATGATGTCCGAGATCGAGCGGTTCGGTGACGACACCGTACGCATCTCGCTCGCCGCCTCGTTCACCGCCGCGGCGGAGACCTGGGGCGAGCAGCCCACCCTCACCGACTACATCCGGGGCTATGCCCGCCGCGGCACCCTCATCAACCGCCTCCAGCAGTTCCTGGGCCAGGACCGGATCGTGC
Protein-coding sequences here:
- a CDS encoding aldo/keto reductase, with the protein product MTAPTRAGAGWSPRRIGPFEVPAVGLGCMNLSHAYGVAPSAEDAERLLLTALEEGVTLFDTAALYGFGANEELVGRVLARHRDRIVLASKCGMTGVDGRRVIDGRPETLRRTVDEALARLRTDVIDLYYLHRLDRAVPVEESVGAMAGLVEAGKVRALGLSEVSAATLRRARAVHPIAALQNEYSLWTRNPEQGTLEAARELGVALVAFSPLARGFLTAAPPDFGALPAGDIRRGMPRFDERHYPGNLALRSELEKIAGGAGVTLPQLALAWVLSRGSHVVAIPGTRSVPHLRENLSVLDLDVPGEALEAAGRVLNGTTVHGARYNEATLAEIDTERCGRAG
- a CDS encoding MaoC family dehydratase; the protein is MPTTANGLDGLKALSGADLGRTEWLDITQQRVNTFADATDDHQWIHTDPEKAKDGPFGGPIAHGYLTLSLIIPLFGELLGITGTKMSVNYGLDKVRFPSPVPVGAKIRLHGVVGTVEEVKGNGVQMPLTFTVEVDGSDKPACVAQAVYRHYA
- a CDS encoding acyl-CoA synthetase, which translates into the protein MLNQGIGSWPARRARKTPDRVAVVHEDRTLTYRELHERVLRLAHALRALGVARGDRIAYLGPNHPAFLETLFAAGTLGAVFVPLNTRLTAQELAYNLADSGSTVLVHAHEQAEAARAAAVETGIRHRIAVACPDEESALGYEELLIGAGTGPLDEAVAPEDPCMIMYTSGTTGRPKGAVLSHANITWNSVNVLVDTDLAGDEVTLVVAPLFHTAGLNMTCLPTLLKGGRVVLLGAFDAERVLELIEDLRVTYMFGVPTMYDAMAARPRWETTDLSSLRTLNCGGAPVPARTIAAYLDRGLAFSQGYGMTEASPGVLYLDREQTSAKAGSAGVPHFFTDTRVVLPGGRAAEPGERGEILVHGPNVMTGYWGRPEDTEAAFTDDHWLRTGDVACVDDDGYAYIVDRVKDMFVSGGENVYPAEVEDVLLSHPAVAECAVIGVPDPVWGEVGRAVVVLEPGAHADEDDILGHLRGRLAKYKIPKSLVVTEALPRTASGKIIKPAVRDTYATGPTDRPHP
- a CDS encoding amidohydrolase family protein, encoding MGDLALDLDRLTAIDVHTHAEISKDGHGALSPELFGASEAYFKAHGHRQPTIEEMADHYRERRMAAVVFTVDAEHATGHPRISNEEIAESCAAHADTLIPFASIDPHKGRAGVREARRLVEEHGVRGFKFHPSIQAFSPNDPLAYPLYEAIEELGVPALFHTGQTGIGAGVPGGGGIRLKYSNPMPVDDVAVDFPELRIILAHPSFPWQDEALAVATHKPHVYIDLSGWSPKYFPPQLVRYANTLLQDKVLFGSDYPVITPDRWLADFEKLDIKPEVRPKILKENAARLLGLTTG
- a CDS encoding SDR family oxidoreductase, with amino-acid sequence MDLQGKVAVVTGSGRGLGLAYAQALAAAGAAVVVNDVDQAVVDAAVASITSEGGTATGVVAAVGDSESAQRLVDTAVEEFGRLDVLVTNAGILRDRVLWKMTDDDFDDVVRVHLRGTFTCARAAAVRMREQGTSGRLILISSPAGQRGNFGQTNYAAAKAGIVAMARTWAMELGRAGITVNAVVPVAATDMTKTIPAFAPVIEESERTGKPLPDWLRKDEGLGSVEDVAALITFLASDDSDGVTGQAIGIGGDRLALWAHPKEKAIAFADGGWSADAIAAGWADGVGAEPETYGIPAPQAPEA
- a CDS encoding MarR family winged helix-turn-helix transcriptional regulator, with amino-acid sequence MSTSLLYLLKRTELAVRARLEELLKPAGITALQYTALTVLERHDGISAAQLARDSFVTAQSMADMVRALESRSLIRREPNPANRRERLILLADPGRRLLAEYAGQARALEERMVADLSAEEVGVLREALVTAWRALS
- a CDS encoding DUF3237 domain-containing protein, encoding MSFTPALDFAFEIRAEVSETLHIGNGDGEVTEFTPITGGAVDGPRLRGKVLPGGGDWSSTRGEVCELEARYLLRAEDGAVIDIVNRGYYRPKADTPDQFDGEVQVSEAGHYYRTSPVFRTDAPAHRWLAETVFVGLARPDGDDAVIIRMYALK
- a CDS encoding ABC transporter substrate-binding protein produces the protein MAAKKSVLTVLTGLGLLAATACTGSSAGNGATPKPGRLTTTTAPGTAEVDRVTWALPYGEPTTLDPAKIGDYSPQTVEANLCDTLTRMNADFSLSPGLASKVTWTDDHTLVLDLRPGVTFWDGSPMTPADVIHSLERQRDPRTQALYGNYLAAVTSIKATGPHQVTLRTKGYDQTLPKALATSFGAVNQKAYTEKAGPAYGTAKGGLMCTGPFKLGSWKSGNGITLERHDAYWDTRLKPKAKQVEFQFITNNNTLTSALLSGEVDGTYELPPSSATALGKADNGSVHLGPSTQNVLLIPANGESPAADRKLLDALSLVIDRDALIRNVFGGDATTLKSLVPPLTWRGDKAAAQFDAAYKALPDVPKPDAEKAKKLVAQARPLSRPLVAAIPAGDQRGLQTLTFIQAAAKKIGVGIEIKQLQPTQMSSLFYDPSVRKGLDLILTFGYVTMPDPSSYVGESVTPRGLFNWTGYDNPEVTQLLDRARTSSDPVVSAKAYAEAQALFTPTTPVVFLATTHERMFMNKRISGAPTSFAYMSMPWAAYLGGTAT
- a CDS encoding amidase translates to MTDTTGGTPLWDHSAAELAAGIRARTFSAIEVAQAFLARIDETNPALNALVDIRPEEALAQAAAADAAVAAGGDLPPLLGVPVSTKINTSQRGYASSHGVPAWAGAVAQDDAVCIAGLRDAGATLMGRSNSPAFAVRWFTGNDLHGKTLNPWNPDRTPGGSSGGAAASVAAGMTPIAQGNDIGGSVRFPAYCCGAVGLRPTMGLVSGVEPRGAEEFDSPLSFQTMAVHGALGWTVDDVRLGLHAMVSPDLTDPVGLPVRPPLGDPRRVKVAVVRDATGAKPHPSVDAAIDDAARWLSDAGHEVEEVELPLLGEAARLWSLLLYQELRTMMSEIERFGDDTVRISLAASFTAAAETWGEQPTLTDYIRGYARRGTLINRLQQFLGQDRIVLTPVCAEPPFEQDADLAGDARVSELLAAQWPMQAVPVLGFPAISVPTGLRDGLPSGVQLIGGRFQEDLLLHVATAIEARATRTRPTLSWAQGG